A genome region from Nocardiopsis exhalans includes the following:
- a CDS encoding ATP-binding protein: MPTFAPELARSEVTVPLASFIKPFHAHYFSGNADQLHFRKRQHSFPGIANLLPLVRMFLSTCAADQSTDYRYLFTLLGAELANNAVAHSRSSEFGASYTLVVERAGDGMLLTCRDQGSLRPIPRGPLTPCPGGLDLDLESGRGLAMVNALSTRWGDNGHPEYRSVWFFLAYDLSESRWNSL, translated from the coding sequence ATGCCCACGTTCGCCCCCGAGCTCGCGCGGAGCGAGGTCACGGTCCCGTTGGCCAGCTTCATCAAGCCCTTCCACGCCCACTACTTCTCCGGGAACGCGGACCAGCTCCACTTCCGCAAGCGCCAGCACAGCTTCCCCGGCATCGCGAACCTCCTGCCGCTGGTCCGGATGTTCCTGAGCACGTGTGCGGCGGATCAGTCCACCGACTACCGCTACCTCTTCACCCTCCTGGGTGCCGAGTTGGCCAACAACGCCGTTGCCCACTCGCGCTCCAGCGAGTTCGGGGCCTCCTACACCCTGGTGGTCGAGCGGGCAGGCGACGGGATGCTCCTGACCTGCCGGGACCAGGGCAGCCTGCGCCCGATCCCGCGCGGCCCCCTCACCCCTTGCCCGGGTGGGCTCGACCTGGACCTGGAGTCGGGGCGCGGGCTGGCCATGGTCAACGCGCTGTCCACCCGCTGGGGCGACAACGGGCACCCGGAGTACCGCAGCGTCTGGTTCTTCCTCGCCTATGACCTGAGCGAGAGCCGCTGGAACAGCCTCTAG
- a CDS encoding IS4 family transposase, giving the protein MPDQYATTSHTHTHTHTITVAAGIYAPGHLGELTRYLPFDLIDAVLEHTRTQQQRLRALPSRVGVYFVLALNLFPHLGYARVWDTLVAGLQSLPLPRPSQAALVHLRRRLGPTPFKTLFQTLAAPLAQPTTPGTRYRHWRTVAFDACHSIKAPDSARNLTWLRKICYQQGTEGYPRLQITALCETGTRSLLGATLTRAPSGEPDQARTLLDRLTPQMLVLADQAYQGNTFLGEVADTGAQLLIRLREHRRPRVETLLPDGSYLTHLDGLKLRIVQARITATTQDGTQVRGVYRLATTLLDHRTDPARQLLALYHERWEVESAFYSLRHTLLHRRVLRSQDPAGLEQEVWALLVLYQALRMPMVEAVESRPGTHADRAPFTTALNTARCQVITAQQVLPDQDAPGRGGGIVQAVRENLLPARRARISARKLKCSHRRYREADPERPLTTDRVQDLELEILAPAPEAVAGPQQPAAKMAPGIRPGGSKERTMRLLGSDLSRGWSPIEVARALDYPHYRSLATQMGVWVQEGFLQRTAHGRYTLALRWAGVELTAQRVP; this is encoded by the coding sequence TTGCCCGACCAGTATGCCACCACCTCCCACACCCACACCCACACCCACACCATCACCGTGGCCGCCGGTATCTACGCCCCCGGCCACCTAGGCGAACTCACCCGCTACCTGCCCTTCGACCTCATCGACGCCGTCCTGGAACACACCCGCACCCAGCAACAACGACTGCGCGCTCTGCCCTCACGGGTCGGGGTCTACTTCGTGCTGGCCCTGAACCTGTTCCCCCACCTGGGATACGCCCGCGTCTGGGACACCCTCGTAGCGGGCCTGCAAAGCCTGCCCCTGCCCCGCCCCAGCCAGGCCGCGCTCGTGCACCTGCGCCGACGCCTGGGCCCCACCCCGTTCAAAACCCTCTTCCAGACCCTGGCGGCTCCCTTGGCCCAACCCACCACCCCCGGAACCCGCTACCGGCACTGGCGCACCGTGGCCTTCGACGCCTGCCACTCGATCAAAGCCCCCGACAGCGCACGCAACCTCACCTGGCTCCGCAAGATCTGCTACCAGCAAGGCACGGAAGGCTACCCCCGCCTGCAGATCACCGCCCTGTGCGAGACCGGTACCCGCTCCCTGCTGGGCGCCACCCTGACCCGCGCCCCCAGCGGCGAACCCGACCAGGCCCGCACCCTGCTCGACCGGCTCACCCCCCAGATGCTGGTCCTGGCCGACCAGGCCTACCAAGGCAACACCTTCCTGGGCGAGGTCGCCGACACCGGAGCCCAACTCCTGATCCGCCTGCGAGAACACCGCCGCCCCCGGGTGGAAACCCTGCTCCCGGACGGCTCTTACCTGACTCACCTGGACGGGCTCAAACTCCGCATCGTCCAAGCCCGCATCACCGCCACCACCCAGGACGGGACACAGGTCAGGGGCGTGTACCGGCTGGCCACCACCCTGCTGGACCACCGCACCGACCCCGCCCGGCAACTGCTGGCCCTGTACCACGAACGCTGGGAGGTGGAATCGGCCTTCTACTCCCTACGACACACCCTGCTGCACCGTCGTGTGCTGCGCTCCCAGGACCCGGCCGGCCTGGAGCAGGAGGTGTGGGCCCTGCTGGTGCTCTACCAGGCGCTGCGCATGCCCATGGTCGAGGCGGTGGAGTCCCGGCCAGGCACCCACGCCGATCGGGCCCCCTTCACCACCGCCCTGAACACCGCCCGTTGCCAGGTCATCACCGCCCAGCAGGTGCTGCCCGACCAAGACGCCCCCGGCCGAGGCGGGGGCATAGTCCAAGCGGTACGGGAGAACCTGCTCCCGGCCCGCCGTGCTCGGATCAGCGCACGCAAGCTCAAGTGTTCCCACCGGCGTTACCGCGAAGCCGACCCCGAGCGGCCCCTGACCACCGATCGGGTGCAGGATCTGGAGTTGGAGATCTTGGCCCCTGCGCCCGAGGCCGTGGCGGGGCCCCAACAGCCCGCGGCCAAGATGGCGCCCGGGATCCGGCCCGGTGGGTCCAAGGAGCGCACGATGCGCCTGTTGGGCTCGGACCTGAGTCGGGGGTGGAGTCCGATCGAGGTCGCTCGGGCGTTGGATTATCCGCATTATCGGAGTCTGGCCACGCAGATGGGGGTGTGGGTCCAGGAGGGGTTCCTGCAACGGACCGCGCATGGCCGATACACCCTGGCTCTGCGGTGGGCGGGGGTGGAGTTGACAGCCCAGCGCGTTCCTTAA
- a CDS encoding helix-turn-helix domain-containing protein, which produces MTQKSPNIRRRRLGHVLRGLREEAGLTLDAAAKGAGVPRSTLGRMETAEARRLRHTDLDALADFYEVDPETRGGMHGLAREAKEPGWWSKYKDVFGERALPDWEAEAAAIRTFQPQLIPGLFQTPSYAAAIFRGGRATADENIERLVEARVNRQQILNRVHPPRMTAVIDEAALHRLVGGREVMKEQLEHLGHLAVRHNIDVQVLPYTAGEHLGMEGAFTILEFPEPRDTPITFVETATTGLALETPEELDAYNVAFSNVQGVALSTSLSAKFIDDAVKALEKQT; this is translated from the coding sequence ATGACACAAAAGAGCCCGAATATTCGCCGCCGTCGACTTGGTCATGTATTGCGTGGCCTGCGAGAAGAAGCTGGACTCACGCTTGACGCGGCCGCCAAAGGCGCGGGGGTTCCCCGTTCCACCCTGGGCCGCATGGAGACCGCCGAGGCGCGCCGCCTGCGTCACACAGACCTGGACGCACTCGCTGACTTCTACGAGGTCGATCCAGAGACTCGGGGAGGCATGCACGGCCTGGCTCGTGAAGCGAAGGAGCCCGGCTGGTGGTCCAAGTACAAGGACGTCTTCGGCGAGCGAGCCCTTCCGGACTGGGAGGCTGAGGCTGCGGCCATTCGCACGTTTCAGCCGCAACTCATCCCCGGGCTCTTTCAGACTCCGAGCTACGCGGCCGCGATCTTCCGAGGCGGTCGAGCCACAGCGGACGAGAACATCGAGCGGTTGGTCGAAGCCCGGGTGAACCGTCAGCAGATCCTCAACCGGGTCCATCCGCCTCGAATGACAGCGGTGATCGATGAAGCTGCACTCCATCGCCTCGTAGGCGGCCGCGAGGTAATGAAAGAACAGCTAGAGCACCTTGGCCACCTCGCTGTTCGGCACAACATTGATGTCCAGGTATTGCCGTATACGGCTGGCGAGCACCTGGGGATGGAGGGGGCGTTCACCATCCTGGAGTTCCCTGAGCCCCGGGACACTCCCATCACGTTCGTGGAGACAGCGACTACGGGGCTTGCACTTGAAACTCCTGAAGAGCTTGACGCGTATAACGTGGCCTTCAGCAACGTCCAGGGGGTAGCGCTGTCCACTTCCCTGTCCGCCAAGTTCATCGACGATGCCGTCAAAGCACTGGAGAAGCAGACATGA
- a CDS encoding DUF397 domain-containing protein, producing MSHRLEFRKSSYSGRGQDCVEVAQIPTTFRKSTHSGHAQNCVEVGSLPCGAALRDSKHPDAGHLPFPKSEWASFLTIALK from the coding sequence ATGAGTCACCGGCTTGAGTTCCGGAAGAGCAGCTACAGCGGCCGGGGCCAGGACTGCGTCGAGGTTGCTCAGATCCCCACGACCTTCAGGAAGAGCACCCACAGCGGGCACGCCCAGAACTGCGTCGAGGTCGGTTCGCTCCCCTGCGGTGCGGCGCTCCGGGACTCGAAGCACCCCGACGCCGGTCACCTGCCCTTCCCCAAGAGCGAGTGGGCGTCCTTCCTCACCATCGCTCTCAAGTAG